A window of Phragmites australis chromosome 2, lpPhrAust1.1, whole genome shotgun sequence genomic DNA:
CTCTGTAGCTTCTTCTACAATACCATCAGTTGCCTTCAGTGCGACCACCGCACGGTCAACAGATACCGGATCACCAATCTGTATCGCAGATGCAAATGTAGTTTCAGCAACAAGTGGCTGGAACTCAGCCCACCCTGACTTGTAATACTGGTACAAAGGATTTGCGTTTGCAGCCTGTGCACAGACAAGTCGCGGCACACGAtcaacaagtccaagaacacGGCACATCTCAAATCCCTTGTAGAACGCATAGATATTCCCAAGATTGCCTCCTGGAACAATGACCCAATCCGGCACCTGCCAATTGAACTGCTGCAATATCTCAATGGCCGCAGTCTTCTGCCCCTCGAGCCGAAGCGAGTTAAGCGAATTGGCAAGGTAAATTGGCAGCTCCGCAGTCACCTCCCGGATGAGCCGCATGCAGCCATCAAAGTCCGTATCGAGCGAGAGCACGGTGGCACCGTTGGCGATCGGCTGGATGAGCTGCTGCAGCGAGATGCGGTCGGCGGGCAGGAACACAATGGCGGGGATGCCCGCGGCGGCGCAGTATGCGGAGAGCGCGGCGGATGTGTCACCTGTGGAGGCGCAACCCACGCCGGCGATGGGGCGCGAGAGCGACTTGCGGCGAAGGCGGTTGACCTGGCTGGCGAGCACGGTCATGCCGAGGTCCTTGAAGGAGCCGGTGTGGGAGATGCCGCAGTGCTTGACCCAGAGGTCGTTCATCCCGCCGAGGTGTTCGCGGCCGAGGCGCTCGGCCCAGAAGAGGTTGGAGTTACCCTCGAAGAGGGAGACGATGTGGTCGGAGTCGATCTCCGGGAGCACGAACTCCTTCTTGGACCAGACGCC
This region includes:
- the LOC133908534 gene encoding threonine synthase, chloroplastic-like, whose protein sequence is MATSSAAAASSLSLLFSRPNSRSCSGHRPFPGSHLRLPRCAASDAAAASSTTATKHRRPAEENIREEAARLRGPANDFSAWYEPFPPTPGGDPNERYSLDEVVYRSSSGGLLDVRHDMEALARFPGSYWRDLFDSRVGRTAWPYGSGVWSKKEFVLPEIDSDHIVSLFEGNSNLFWAERLGREHLGGMNDLWVKHCGISHTGSFKDLGMTVLASQVNRLRRKSLSRPIAGVGCASTGDTSAALSAYCAAAGIPAIVFLPADRISLQQLIQPIANGATVLSLDTDFDGCMRLIREVTAELPIYLANSLNSLRLEGQKTAAIEILQQFNWQVPDWVIVPGGNLGNIYAFYKGFEMCRVLGLVDRVPRLVCAQAANANPLYQYYKSGWAEFQPLVAETTFASAIQIGDPVSVDRAVVALKATDGIVEEATEEELMDAMALADRTGMFACPHTGVALAALFKLRDQRIIGPNDCTVVVSTAHGLKFTQSKIDYHDKNIKDMLCQYANPPISVKADFGSVMDVLQKKFNAKI